Proteins encoded by one window of Mustelus asterias chromosome 9, sMusAst1.hap1.1, whole genome shotgun sequence:
- the sirt3 gene encoding NAD-dependent protein deacetylase sirtuin-3, mitochondrial isoform X4, whose amino-acid sequence MKKKVPHCPSCSGVIKPNIIFFGEQLPANFYRYIIDLPSADLLIILGTSLEVEPFASLSEMVKKSVPRVLFNQDLVGSVTRNPLRVNDVVELGDIVEGVKKFSKMLGWNEEINNLLNREHEKLERANIERSK is encoded by the exons ATGAAGAAGAAGGTACCTCACTGTCCCTCCTGTTCTGGGGTAATCAAACCCAACATTATCTTTTTTGGGGAACAGTTGCCAGCAAACTTCTACCGGTACATCATTGACTTGCCTTCCGCAGACCTGCTCATCATCCTGGGGACATCACTCGAG GTGGAGCCATTTGCAAGTTTGTCAGAGATGGTGAAGAAATCTGTGCCTCGAGTCCTCTTCAACCAGGATCTGGTGGGATCAGTCACTCGGAATCCACTGAGGGTCAATGATGTTGTGGAACTGGGGGATATTGTCGAGGGAGTGAAGAAATTTTCCAAGATGTTGGGATGGAACGAAGAAATTAATAACCTGCTAAACAGAGAGCATGAGAAG TTGGAAAGGGCTAACATTGAACGCTCGAAATGA